The genomic interval AATGGCACGCTCATGACGCACGGTTCTTATCGTGTGCGCATTTCAGTGCTGCACGACGGCACACTCAACTTCACCAATGTCACCGTGCAGGACACGGGCCAGTACACATGCATGGTGACAAATTCAGCTGGCAACACTACTGCCTCGGCCACGCTTAACGTGTCGGCCGTGGACCCCGTGGCTGCGGGAGGGCCTGGTGGCGGGGGCCCAGGGGGTGGGGGCGGTGCAGGGGGCGCGGGCGGCTACACCTACTTCACCACGGTTACCGTGGAGACGCTGGAGACGCAGCCGGGGGAGGAGGCCCAGCAGCCCCGAGGTACTGAGAAGGAGCCCCCGGGGCCCACGACTGATGGCGCGTGGGGCGGTGGCCGGCCTGATGCTGCAGCCCCGGCCTCGGCGTCCACCACGGCACCGGCTCCGCGCTCCTCGCGGCCCACGGAAAAAGCTTTCACGGTGCCCATCACGGACGTGACAGAGAATGCGCTTAAGGACCTAGACGATGTCATGAAGACCACCAAAATCATCATCGGCTGCTTCGTGGCCATCACATTCATGGCCGCCGTGATGCTGGTGGCCTTCTACAAGCTGCGCAAGCAGCACCAGCTGCACAAGCACCACGGGCCCACGCGCACTGTGGAAATCATCAACGTAGAGGACGAGCTGCCCGCCGCCTCTGCTGTGTCGGTGGCTGCAGCCGCCGCGGTGGCTGGAGGCGCGGGCGTGGGTGGGGACAGCCACCTGGCCCTTCCGGCGCTGGAGCGAGACCACCTCAACCATCACCACTACGTGGCGGCCGCCTTCAAGGCGCACTATGGCGGCAACCCAGGAGGCGGGTGCGGGGCCAAGGGCCCTGGCCTCAACTCCATCCATGAACCTCTGCTCTTCAAGAGCGGCTCCAAGGAGAACGTGCAAGAGACACAAATCTAAACCCAGGCACGCGGGCCGAGATGCTGCTGCTTGCCGAGTAGCCCTGGCGGCGCCTGCCCGTCCTGCAATGGGAAAGGACCTGGAGATCAGGAGAGGTGGCCCCGCCCTCCGCCTTGCCGTGTCCTCTGCCCATCTGTCCTGCCCGCCTCCTTCTAGGGGTTGAGGAGCTTCTTCAAGGGGTACCCTTTCCCCTCATCCCAACAACCCTCCTTTTatggctctttcttttttcctttcctttccttttctttttcttttgcagtttGACGCCTGTCCTTCCCTCCTACTCCTTCACCCTCAAAACACAAGAGACAGACAACTTCACCAGAGCCCAAGGGGCAACTCCAGACAGTGTCCCCAACAGCGAGCTCCACTCGCGGCCCTGGCcggcccaccccaccccacagacTCTTTTGATACTGAAGGGAGGTTTGCGTCAATCACTACCTGCTctgtaattactttaaaaaaaaaacacggaaaaagtttaaaaaaaatttttttttgttgttcatgaAAGTAttgaagagaaacagaacacaaaGCCCCTGTGGGTGGGATAAGGAGAGGGTGGACAGACAAGGATGCTGTCCTCCCAGGAGAGGAGAGTGGATACTCCAAAGTTACAGCTCTGGGACGCTCCATCCCCAAGATTCCAGAGAGGAACAGGTTCACCCACCACAGGGCAGCATGGTTCCATCTCCCCAGCTGCCCTTCCAGGAATggtcggggtggggggtgggggctcagTAGCTGCCcttctatgtgtctctgtctccatcgCCATTCCTTTCTGACTCTGGTGCCTCCCCCATCACACAACCCCAACCGGAAGGGACCTAGGACTGCAAAGCTCCAAGGTAGCACGGAACAACAGAACTGTGGGATATTGGGGTTCTGAGTGCTGTTAAGTCCAAGACCACACTGCTGCCAGGGCGGGGCTCCCTCTGAAGCATGGGCAGGAGAGCTACCCCCAGCTTCTCCTGGTTGCTCCATGTGTGCCTCCCCAGAAAAGGGGTGCCATTGTGCTGTTCAGGAACTTGCAGCAGAACCTCTCCTAACTGGACCATCTACAGGCACGGCTGTCCAGGAAGGCCACCACGGACAGTCTGGGTGACACATTGAGCAAGTGGTTGTGTTCTCACAAGAAGAGTCCCCTCCATTTCACACGCATCCCTGGTTACCTGGGAAACAAAGTTTGTACAAGGGTGGTGCACAGAATGAACAGTTCTGGACCACACGAGGGACACTGTGAGCGGACCGGAGTCCCCTGCAGTGTCTGCAACTACCAAGAAGAAAAGTATGCAGCCAGGCCAGGACTAGAGTGGGGACATTAGTGACATCTCAGAGTGGCCCATATGTCCAAGGTTTAACCTTCAGAGAGTTAAAGTTACCCAGGAAGTCTGAGGAGACCTAAGGAGATGAAGAGGTAGCCAGAGCCAGGCACACAACACATGGACTCCTGGCCTGGCCTAATGCAGCCTGGCTTATCATCTACACATAGCAGAACTAGACCCTCTGTGGACACGAAAGACCACAGCCTCTACCAGGGATGAGAGGGTAGGAATCTCCCCCTCCAATTCCTTGCACAGTGTGTTCCTGCCCTCttctccctgtccccacccctgcatcttttctctccctccccagtgctaaGTGGATTCTTTATCTGTGACAACTGTCAGGTTCTGCCCTATCTCCTTCCCCATCCGGCTCCTCTCTACTGATGGAGTCTGGGACAGAGCTGCTGCGCATGCACTTTAGgttctccatcttttctgctttctctgcagCCATCTCGGCTAGGATCCTGGTTACCATGGCAACACTGCGGCTGTACCAGGTGGCAATGGGGGGCAGGGAGCTGGCCTGCTGCAGCCTGCCATGTCCCATGCCAGGCCTGTCAGCCAGTGGCTAGGCTCATCCTGGGGACACTTATAGACTCCCCCAGCCGTGCAGGCCCCTTCTTcgtggatgggataggaggcaGGAGGGGGCTGGGGGCCAGGAATGCAAAGAGGCAGGCGACTGTGACCTCAAGGTGCGATGAATGGTGGACAGTTAAGGTGAGCTCAAGGGCAATTAGAGGCTGGAGTGAGGGAGGGGACTCCAGCCAGGACTGAGGGGCATGGAGGACTGGGAAAGACAGGACATAGGTGGGGCATGCAGGACCACATACTTTCCAGCCAGACCGTTCCACTTAGATCTTAGAGGAGAACGAGGAGATCAAGAGGTCTGTAAGGGGCCTGGTGAAAGACCTAAGTTCCTGTCCCCAGTTCTTCCCCGACCCCAAGCAAACTGCAGTCTCCATGACAACCTGCTGGCCAGCCTGAGGAGGGGGATTGCAAAGGAAATTTTCTACCTCCGCAGGAACAGGAGGATGTGGGCTGTTCAGGAGGCAGTGGGGTAGTGGGTACACAGGCCATGCAAGGCCTAGCCACCATGCCAGCCAGCACAGGAGGGCAGAGGGCTCCAAGAGGACACCCTCTCCatcctgctccctccctccctcagtggAGAGGGTCAGGGGTCAAAGTCCAAAGATCATTCAGTCAAGCCTGCTACTGGGGCCAGCAAGCACAACAGATCTCCCACAGCAGGATACCGTGTTAAAGGCCATGGCTGGCAGAATGGTCCCTCAAGTTCCTCACAAGGTGGGGGTGGTGGGCTATGGCCGCCTGGGTGAGTAAAAACTACCCTGGGGCCTCCTTCTATGGCCCTGTTCCTAAATTTCCAGAAACATCTCTGCTCCCACGTATCTTTCACCCCAGCCTGCCAGCCCAGCCTGCCTTCTGCCCACTCACTAggcctccgtgtgtgtgtgtgtgtgtgtgtgtgtgtgtgtgtcccctcttTGGGCTTCTGTGTGTTCTGTTGTCTCTTTCTGGGTCCTTGTCTACCCCCCCCCTTTGATCTCCctgacctggggggggggggggctctctgtcccttccttggATCCCTAGCCTTCCCTTCTCTGCAGGACAGTCCCTTGTGTCCCGCCTTCTGGCTCAGGGGTCAGAACTGGGCCTAGAACTTGTTTTTGTGTGGAACCGTGACCCTGGACGAATGGCAGGGAGTGTGCCCCCTGCCCTGCAGCTCCGAGACCTCACCGCCCTTGAGGAGAGgtcagtgcccacagaagccttCCCAAAGCTGCTTCCTGACTCCCTGTGTCAGACAAGCCTTTGACCCTTTCTGAGTCTCGGTGCACATAGAGATAAACTAGAACACACCCACCATCCCACTTCCCTCCAGAGCCAGGGTAAGCAGTGATATCCCTCCAAACCCTGAGGGACCTGGAAGACAGGAGACCTGATTCTTCTCCAAGGCCCTCCCCCTCCATGTCTCTCTTCCTAGGCACCCTGACCTTGTGGTAGAAGTGGCCCATCCAAAAATAATCCATGAATCCGGGGCACAAATCCTTTGCCATGCAAACCTTCTGGTGAGCCTCCTCAACCCTCAGTAAGTCTCCCTCTGTGATCTGGGTCTTGGCCTTGCCTCTACCATCCATGTCCCAAGGTCGGATCCCCCTCAGCTCTGGCTGACCAGACCACAGAACAGCAGCTCCGGGAGGCTTCAAACCACTGGGGCCACACGGTGTTTGTCGCCCGAGGGGCCCTGTGGGGGAGTGAAGACATCAGCAGATTGGATGCAGCCGGAGGCCTCCAGGTGAGAACCATTGGGGCTGCAATCAGAGGGAACATGTAAAAGTCTCAGTCTCTTGACCCCCGCCATTGCTTCCAGAGCCTTCGAGTCACCATGGCCACACATCCTGATGGCTTCCGGCTGGAGGGACCCCTGGCTGCAGCACACAGTAGTGGGCCCCGCACAGTGCTCTATGAGGGCCCTGTGCGTGGGCTCTGCCCCTTGGCGCCCCGAAACTCTAACACCATGGCAGCCGCTGCTCTGGCTGCCCCCAGTCTAGGCTTTGATCGTGTCATTGGGGTGCTTGTGGCTGATCTTAGGTGAGCAAAGGGAGTAGGTGACACAGCTGTGTACACTCCGGATGAACTGACTGCCTTCTCTGCTGGCTGCAGACTCACCGACATGCACGTGGTGGATGTGGAGCTGACAGGCCCCCCAGGGCCCACAGGCCACAGCTTCGCCGTGCACACCCACAGAGAGAACCCAGCCCAGCCTGGAGCTGTCACCGGCTCTGCTACAGTTACAGCCTTTTGGCACAGCCTACTGGGTGCGGCCAGGCCCCTCCACCTGTCCCTTGGCGTTTGTTTTCTGCAGAGCACAAATGTTGGGTGCCCCACCctagttttctgtcttttcccaTCCTTAGTTCTCACTCCCAGACTTTATGAGCCTCTCTTTCCCCGTTCTGCTTTCTCTCAGCATCTGGGTCCCCCCTCTAGGTCTCTTCATCCACAAGCCACATCTCTTTCTGAGTATCCTCTTTGGGTTGTACCACATTACCATTTTCAAAACCCACGTTCACCATGGCCACCTGCATATGTCTGTGTTGTCATCCTGGATTTTCATTCTACccacaggctgctgtcagcttccCTCCAGACCTGGGATTCACCTCTGCTGAGTCTCCGCCCCTACTACCCTTGCTGTCACCTTGACTATTATGGGTCCCAGTAAACATCAGAGTTCTGCCCGCTGTTCTCTTTGGCCTCTTTGGTTCCTTGTCCCCACCTCTATGTCGTCACGCCTCAGCTACACACCAAGTATGACGCCACGGAAGCAGTGtgtacactcatacacaaatcAGACCCCTGAAAGCTATCGCGAGATCACTAGTTACTACATCTCCCAGAAACCTCTAGGCAGCAGTGAGCCCTGGGAGAGAACGAGAACTGGCTGCGTTGTCCGGTGGAAGTTGTAGTCTCACGCGGCAGAGCAGCGCCGGCGGACTTCCGGACTGCGCGTCCTATTTAGACGCCCTACGAAGGCCTTCGGGAATCGCAGTCCGGCGCGCACAAGTCGCCGGGAGCTGTAGTCCGTTCCGCCTGCTCAGTCAGCGTGGTACCACCCGGTTGCTGCCTAGGGAATGCGAAAGCGACCGGTCTCAGGGAACGGAAAGGCCAGCGGGGTGAGGGCCAGGCGGGCGACAAGCAAAGGCGGGTGGGAGCGTGCCTGGTTGCCAGGTGACAGGAAGGGGGGGGTCCTGTTGCTTAGTAACTGGGAGAGGGCCTTGTTGCCaggtagagggaggagagaacccTGGTTATTGACGAGGGGAAGTCTTTCGTTGCTAGGCGACCAGAAGAGACCCTGTTACCCAGAGACGGGAAAGGAGGAGTCCTCCACTGCTAGGTGATCAGAAAACGGACCGGGTTACCAAGCGGGTGGGGTTGTTCTGTTGCTTGGGAACCAAAAAGGTATTGTTTCCTAGGGACAGAAGGGGCGATAGTCCGTTGTAGGTAATGATGATCCGGACCCTTTTGCTTGGAGACATGTAGTGGGGGGTGGGTCTCTATTGTCAGGTGAGCAGATAAGAGCCtttacacccccacccccaggactcTAAAGGTGTTTCTGTGCTCTAGAGACAGCCTAGGAAACAGCAGGGTCAGGGACCTCGCAGCCTCCTAAGCTAGCCCTAGTGCCCATCTCAATGGCCATTGCCCAGGGACACAGGAATCTAAAGAACCAGATGACCAAGATCCTAGGTGCCTAACACCTCCTTGTCCCACCCCCCAGCAGGAGCTGAGGAGGGCATGTCTCAGGCGCCGGAAGCGAGGCCGAGTCCACCCTCAGTGTATCACGAGCGACAGCGGCTAGAGCTGTGTGCGGTCCACGCTCTCAACAACGTCCTCCAAGAGCAGCTCTTTAGCCAGGAGGCTGCCGACGAAATCTGCAAGAGGTGACTGCCATTGGTCCTGGCCCTGGAAGAGCAGGGCTCAGAGAGGCACGGGAGCCTGCCTGAGACCCTAGCGGAGCCAGGGCTCAGATCCAGGAGCTGTTGCCTGCTCTCCCACCTGCTCTCCCAcctgctgcttctcacagcctcaGCCCCAGCTTTGGCCTCAACCTCTTTATCTGAGCTTCTGTCACAACCTCCCAgctgtctgtttctctcctcctGTCCGCCTTATACACAGTCCCAGAGCCGCCTgccccctcctctgcttctatcCCTCATTGGTTCCCCAGTGCTGTTAGGGAATCACCCAGGTCCTTCAGGCTGAACTCCGAGGCCTTGGGTGCTCTGGCCCTTGCCTACCCTTCTGCAGCTTCATCCTTACTGCTCTCCTAGGCCCTGAACAGGCTGTTCCCGTGTTACACtaggcattttatttttcttcttggtcACTTGGGTGCGCCTCACAATTTCAACCATCACTTTCTTTAAGAACCTTTCTCCACATTCCCACCTCTGAGCTGCAGGGTCCTTCTGTGGGCACACAGACACCCCAGCCTGTAGTCCATGCCCACATCCAGAGGCAGCCCTTATCTGCAAACTTCAGATATACTTTAGAAGACACTCATCTCTCCTGCCACCAGCTCTTTCTCCAGGGACATGCTGAAGAGCTAGAACTGAGGTGGATGAAATAAGGGGGAGAAGGCTGGGAGAGCTGCAGACACTGCTCACCAAGAGACCAGTCCTACAGAGGAGCAGGGCCACAGAGCTGTGGAGAGCTAGAGGGAAGGCTTGCGCACAAGGGACAGCTGGGGATGGGTGGCTGCTACAAGCTGGTATGCAGGGCCTGCTTGCCACTGGGAGAGGTGGGAGTCTGTCCTGGGATGCTGGGGCACTAGGAGGGCTCTGGGCAGCACAGGGCAGGGTATTACCTAAAGAAAGGGGCACTCTGTGTTCAACTATGGTGGCATGAGTATGTCACCCAGGGACTCTGAGCACAGTCTCAGATCTGAAGGCTCCTCTCCCAGAAGAAATGACATCTGAGGCTGGTCTGGAGAGAGACTGTGATGAGTGGGAAGGATGGAGGGGTAGGGACTTTGTCCAGGGCACTTGGGAGTCATGGGAGAGGTGGAAGTAGGAAGGGGGTAGGGCAGCTCAGGGCTCCTAGAGGTTGGAGGTGGGCTaggggagagacaagagactggGAAGGGTTTCTGAGTGGGAAAGATAAAGGCCTGAGCCAGTCCATGAGTgcagggctgggggtggagggagaacaGGACATGAGGCCTGATAAGCTGTGTGGGGGTTGAAGAGAGACTGTCAAAGGCCAGGCTCTGGGCCTCTTCTATTGTGTAGGAAGGTGGAGGCCTTTCCAGGATTGCAAACCTTGGCTCTGCCCCCCCTCACCCCCAGGCTAGCCCCAGATTCCCGGCTGAACCCCCATCGCAGCCTCTTGGGCACCGGCAACTATGATGTCAACGTGATCATGGCTGCCCTGCAGGGCCTGGGCCTGGCCGCTGTATGGTGGGACAGGAGGAGGTAGGGCCTAGCCTATGGGCTGCACTGGCTCTGGGGGTGTGGGATGATGCAGAGGGTGGCTTGAAGGTAGATAGAGGAGGTTTTTGCTAGGGTGGCTATGGCAACTGGGGTCTGACTGAATGATGGGTTGAACTTACACACTTGGTACCAGTCACAAGGGTATCCAAATGA from Arvicanthis niloticus isolate mArvNil1 chromosome 1, mArvNil1.pat.X, whole genome shotgun sequence carries:
- the Aspdh gene encoding aspartate dehydrogenase domain-containing protein isoform X2 → MAGSVPPALQLRDLTALEERHPDLVVEVAHPKIIHESGAQILCHANLLVGSPSALADQTTEQQLREASNHWGHTVFVARGALWGSEDISRLDAAGGLQSLRVTMATHPDGFRLEGPLAAAHSSGPRTVLYEGPVRGLCPLAPRNSNTMAAAALAAPSLGFDRVIGVLVADLRLTDMHVVDVELTGPPGPTGHSFAVHTHRENPAQPGAVTGSATVTAFWHSLLGCCQLPSRPGIHLC
- the Aspdh gene encoding aspartate dehydrogenase domain-containing protein isoform X3 codes for the protein MAGRMVPQVPHKVGVVGYGRLGQSLVSRLLAQGSELGLELVFVWNRDPGRMAGSVPPALQLRDLTALEERHPDLVVEVAHPKIIHESGAQILCHANLLVGSPSALADQTTEQQLREASNHWGHTVFVARGALWGSEDISRLDAAGGLQTHRHARGGCGADRPPRAHRPQLRRAHPQREPSPAWSCHRLCYSYSLLAQPTGLLSASLQTWDSPLLSLRPYYPCCHLDYYGSQ
- the Aspdh gene encoding aspartate dehydrogenase domain-containing protein isoform X1 — encoded protein: MAGRMVPQVPHKVGVVGYGRLGQSLVSRLLAQGSELGLELVFVWNRDPGRMAGSVPPALQLRDLTALEERHPDLVVEVAHPKIIHESGAQILCHANLLVGSPSALADQTTEQQLREASNHWGHTVFVARGALWGSEDISRLDAAGGLQSLRVTMATHPDGFRLEGPLAAAHSSGPRTVLYEGPVRGLCPLAPRNSNTMAAAALAAPSLGFDRVIGVLVADLRLTDMHVVDVELTGPPGPTGHSFAVHTHRENPAQPGAVTGSATVTAFWHSLLGCCQLPSRPGIHLC
- the Josd2 gene encoding josephin-2 isoform X2 codes for the protein MRKRPVSGNGKASGATRRDPVTQRRERRSPPLLGAEEGMSQAPEARPSPPSVYHERQRLELCAVHALNNVLQEQLFSQEAADEICKRLAPDSRLNPHRSLLGTGNYDVNVIMAALQGLGLAAVWWDRRRPLSQLALPQVLGLILNLPSPVSLGLLSLPLRRRHWVALRQVDGVYYNLDSKLRAPEALGDEDGVRAFLAAALAQGLCEVLLVVTKEVEEAGCWLHTS
- the Josd2 gene encoding josephin-2 isoform X1 codes for the protein MRKRPVSGNGKASGATRRDPVTQRRERRSPPLLAGAEEGMSQAPEARPSPPSVYHERQRLELCAVHALNNVLQEQLFSQEAADEICKRLAPDSRLNPHRSLLGTGNYDVNVIMAALQGLGLAAVWWDRRRPLSQLALPQVLGLILNLPSPVSLGLLSLPLRRRHWVALRQVDGVYYNLDSKLRAPEALGDEDGVRAFLAAALAQGLCEVLLVVTKEVEEAGCWLHTS